In Nicotiana tabacum cultivar K326 chromosome 11, ASM71507v2, whole genome shotgun sequence, a single window of DNA contains:
- the LOC142166065 gene encoding protein SMALL AUXIN UP-REGULATED RNA 51-like — translation MAIRKLNKLPQATMLKQIMKRCLSLGKKQDYYDEEYGLSIDVPKGHFAVYVGENRTRYIVPISFLTHPEFQCLLQCAEEEFGFDHDMGITIPCEETIFRSLTSMLR, via the coding sequence atggcCATTAGAAAATTAAACAAGCTACCACAAGCCACAATGTTGAAACAAATTATGAAAAGGTGTTTGAGTTTGGGTAAGAAGCAGGATTATTATGATGAAGAATATGGACTTTCCATTGACGTACCAAAAGGACATTTTGCAGTATACGTCGGAGAGAACCGAACTCGATACATCGTACCAATTTCTTTCTTGACTCACCCTGAGTTTCAGTGCCTCCTCCAATGCGCTGAAGAAGAATTTGGATTTGATCACGACATGGGCATCACCATTCCCTGCGAAGAAACTATTTTCCGGTCACTAACTTCCATGCTTCGCTAG